A genome region from Streptomyces antimycoticus includes the following:
- a CDS encoding pyroglutamyl peptidase produces the protein MRPIRPRLALLGAALLAAAPLSLAAPTTAAADTTATPTVEEQRLDGAMPQEILRRSGFDDAAPDFARALEGVGSPAEAERVIAREGGHLWQRAVDRVQGRGPAGGDLSRDDDRPLYWARLGMTRALGQWQPGFPLPEARRAALLTTLERTSRGEDSLDLPAGRQIKRIVVTGFDPFQLDDDVRRSNPSGAAALALDGTTIQTANGPARVETAVFPVRWTDFADGTVERTLLPAFQSGPRRVDAYLTVSQGRVGRFDVERTNGAWRGGYPDNANLSRTEIVPIPSGVPTPNPQPQWTTTTLPYDKIVTADTGPVPVYDHTEVTEIPAGATTPVVQPNGPTPGSTARAGGGGDYLSNEIAYRATLLRDAVGLKAPGGHLHTPVLQFGPDNTDPATGEITDPDFVHNREAITAQVRSILTVVAATPR, from the coding sequence ATGAGACCGATACGCCCCCGGCTCGCCCTGCTCGGCGCCGCCCTGCTGGCCGCCGCTCCCCTGAGCCTCGCCGCGCCGACGACGGCCGCAGCCGACACCACCGCCACCCCCACCGTGGAGGAGCAACGGCTCGACGGGGCCATGCCGCAGGAGATCCTGCGGCGCAGCGGGTTCGACGACGCGGCGCCGGACTTCGCCCGCGCACTGGAGGGCGTAGGGTCCCCTGCCGAGGCCGAACGGGTGATCGCACGCGAAGGCGGGCACCTGTGGCAGCGGGCGGTGGACCGGGTACAGGGCCGGGGCCCCGCGGGTGGCGACCTCAGCAGGGACGACGACCGGCCGCTGTACTGGGCACGGCTCGGCATGACCCGCGCACTCGGCCAGTGGCAGCCGGGCTTCCCGCTCCCCGAGGCCCGCCGCGCCGCGCTTCTCACCACGCTGGAGCGCACCTCACGCGGAGAGGACTCGCTCGACCTCCCCGCCGGTCGGCAGATCAAGCGCATCGTGGTCACCGGCTTCGACCCGTTCCAGCTGGACGACGACGTACGCCGCTCCAACCCCTCGGGCGCGGCGGCGCTCGCCCTGGACGGGACGACGATCCAAACGGCCAACGGCCCGGCCCGCGTCGAGACGGCCGTCTTCCCCGTCCGCTGGACGGACTTCGCGGACGGCACGGTCGAGCGGACCCTGCTGCCCGCCTTCCAGTCGGGCCCGCGCCGGGTGGACGCGTATCTGACGGTGAGCCAGGGCCGGGTGGGCCGCTTCGACGTCGAGCGCACCAACGGCGCCTGGCGGGGCGGCTACCCCGACAACGCCAACCTCTCCCGGACCGAGATCGTGCCCATCCCGTCCGGCGTACCGACCCCGAACCCCCAGCCGCAGTGGACGACGACCACCCTCCCCTACGACAAGATCGTCACGGCGGACACCGGCCCGGTCCCCGTCTACGACCACACCGAGGTCACCGAGATCCCGGCGGGCGCCACGACCCCGGTGGTCCAGCCGAACGGCCCGACTCCCGGCTCGACGGCCCGCGCGGGCGGTGGCGGCGACTACCTCTCCAACGAGATCGCCTACCGCGCCACCCTGCTGCGCGACGCGGTGGGTCTGAAGGCCCCGGGCGGCCATCTCCACACCCCGGTCCTCCAGTTCGGCCCCGACAACACCGACCCCGCCACGGGCGAGATCACCGACCCCGACTTCGTCCACAACCGCGAAGCCATCACCGCCCAGGTCCGCTCAATCCTCACCGTCGTCGCGGCCACACCCCGGTGA
- a CDS encoding NAD(P)H-binding protein has protein sequence MRPDVPQLLVGRDPSRIPELPGAQRRGPAEYADTGAMRTALTGASTLVLISGHPRGRRLEEHASAVEAGMAVGVERVLYVSLLGAAPTATYRNARDHWMTEQFLAGAGVRHTVFRAGFYASTPAALADDELVVSGPGGDGRAAFVTHDDIADVITAVALDEGPRSEHDRATLEVTGPEALTLAEMVARVATATGRPYRYVPETVEEAFARRWRLGVSGVQIESWISWYQAIASGELSAVTDVVPRITGSSATPVEQADWWPTPKTAW, from the coding sequence ATGAGGCCGGACGTTCCGCAACTGCTCGTGGGGCGCGACCCCAGCCGCATCCCCGAGCTGCCGGGGGCCCAGCGGCGTGGTCCGGCCGAGTATGCCGACACGGGCGCGATGCGTACCGCGCTCACGGGGGCGTCGACGCTCGTGCTGATCTCGGGGCACCCCAGGGGGCGGCGGCTGGAGGAGCACGCGAGCGCGGTCGAGGCCGGGATGGCGGTCGGGGTGGAGCGGGTGCTGTATGTGTCCCTCCTCGGGGCGGCGCCCACGGCCACCTATCGCAACGCGCGCGACCACTGGATGACCGAGCAGTTCCTGGCGGGGGCCGGGGTCCGGCACACGGTGTTCAGGGCGGGCTTCTACGCGTCGACCCCGGCCGCACTCGCCGACGACGAACTCGTGGTGAGCGGGCCCGGCGGAGATGGCCGAGCCGCCTTTGTCACCCACGACGACATCGCCGATGTGATCACGGCCGTCGCCCTCGACGAGGGACCCCGCTCCGAGCACGACCGGGCGACCCTGGAGGTCACCGGGCCCGAGGCGCTCACCCTCGCGGAAATGGTCGCCCGGGTCGCGACGGCCACCGGGCGGCCCTACCGCTATGTCCCCGAGACCGTGGAGGAAGCGTTCGCGCGGCGGTGGCGGCTGGGCGTCAGCGGGGTGCAGATCGAGAGCTGGATCTCGTGGTACCAGGCCATCGCGAGCGGCGAACTGTCCGCGGTGACCGATGTCGTCCCGCGGATCACCGGCTCCTCCGCGACCCCGGTCGAACAGGCCGACTGGTGGCCCACGCCCAAGACGGCCTGGTAG
- a CDS encoding EI24 domain-containing protein translates to MRDLVNGFGYLMKGQRWAARHGRWWGFGMIPALITLVGYAAALVALFFWTDDVIAWATPFADDWSSPWLGIFRGALTILFAATCLFLAVLTFTAVTLLVGQPFYESLSEQVDRSEGGAVPDSGLSIWAELWIGLREAIALLIRVTLWSVLFFALGFIPAVGQTVIPALAFCVTGFFLTEELTSIALLRRGILLKDRRRMLHSRRLLALGFGVPLSLLFLVPLVAVFLMPGAVAGATLLVRDLTGENEDAAPQGETAGPAGAFNGAP, encoded by the coding sequence ATGCGTGATCTTGTGAATGGCTTCGGTTATCTGATGAAGGGGCAGCGCTGGGCGGCCCGGCACGGGAGATGGTGGGGGTTCGGGATGATTCCCGCCCTGATCACTCTCGTCGGCTACGCGGCGGCCCTCGTCGCCCTCTTCTTCTGGACCGATGACGTCATCGCATGGGCCACGCCCTTCGCCGACGACTGGTCCTCACCCTGGCTCGGCATCTTCCGCGGCGCGCTCACGATCCTCTTCGCCGCCACCTGCCTCTTCCTCGCCGTCCTCACCTTCACGGCGGTCACGCTCCTGGTCGGCCAGCCCTTCTACGAGTCGCTCTCCGAGCAGGTCGACCGCTCCGAGGGCGGCGCGGTCCCCGACTCCGGCCTGTCGATCTGGGCGGAGCTGTGGATAGGGCTGCGCGAAGCCATCGCCCTGCTCATCCGCGTCACCCTCTGGAGCGTGCTCTTCTTCGCGCTCGGCTTCATCCCGGCCGTCGGCCAGACCGTGATCCCCGCGCTGGCCTTCTGCGTGACCGGCTTCTTCCTCACCGAGGAGCTGACCTCGATCGCCCTGCTGCGCCGCGGAATCCTGCTGAAGGACCGCCGCCGCATGCTGCACTCCCGCCGCCTGCTCGCCCTCGGTTTCGGCGTCCCCCTGTCCCTCCTCTTCCTCGTCCCCCTGGTCGCGGTCTTCCTGATGCCGGGCGCCGTCGCGGGCGCGACCCTGCTGGTCCGCGACCTGACGGGCGAGAACGAGGACGCGGCGCCGCAGGGCGAGACGGCGGGCCCGGCGGGCGCCTTCAACGGCGCTCCGTAA
- a CDS encoding jacalin-like lectin, giving the protein MRLIGRSAVAAAAALTLCATTSGATPAAANTKAPRAASGTFNVLTYNVAGLPEGLSSGHPAKNTPLISPRLGAYDIVGVQEDFNYHAALYAGDDHPYRTPTSGGAGFGDGLNTLSDLPYDDFERVKWNRCNGTDCLTPKGFTLARVRLAEGAYLDLYNVHTNAGTTDADLAARRANITQLSDYITANSAGNAVLVMGDTNTRYTRAADNIRDLATRNGLTDAWVNLVRGGSAPPAGSDALVCDPENVTDTCEVVDKVLYRSGPLLSLTATRYHNEHTSFLDADGKPLSDHYPHTVDLSWRTSGALRAGDQFGGPHGTAFNDADDLSAAPPAPRTLTLRGGSRLDAVSLAMDGGATLAHGGTGGTPASLTLGPAEHLTSVTLTRGQKDGRTRVFSAAFTTDTGRTVTAGSPTSDVATYTAPAGWRIVGFTGRAGDEIDKLGVLFAPR; this is encoded by the coding sequence TTGAGACTCATCGGACGCTCAGCCGTCGCGGCCGCGGCGGCGCTCACGCTCTGTGCGACCACATCCGGCGCCACGCCCGCGGCAGCGAACACCAAGGCCCCCCGCGCCGCCTCCGGCACGTTCAATGTGCTCACCTACAACGTGGCCGGGCTCCCCGAGGGCCTGTCCTCCGGCCACCCCGCCAAGAACACCCCGCTGATATCGCCCCGGCTCGGCGCGTACGACATCGTGGGCGTCCAGGAGGACTTCAACTACCACGCCGCGCTCTACGCCGGTGACGACCATCCGTACCGCACCCCCACCAGCGGCGGCGCCGGTTTCGGCGACGGCCTCAACACCCTCTCCGACCTGCCGTACGACGACTTCGAGCGGGTGAAGTGGAATCGATGCAACGGCACCGACTGCCTCACCCCGAAGGGCTTCACCCTCGCCCGGGTGCGGCTGGCCGAAGGCGCGTATCTCGACCTGTACAACGTGCACACCAACGCGGGGACGACGGACGCCGACCTCGCCGCGCGCCGCGCCAACATCACCCAGCTCTCCGACTACATCACCGCCAACTCCGCCGGCAACGCGGTGCTCGTGATGGGCGACACCAACACCCGCTACACCCGCGCCGCCGACAACATCCGCGATCTGGCCACCCGCAACGGCCTCACCGACGCCTGGGTGAACCTCGTCCGTGGCGGTTCGGCGCCGCCCGCCGGTTCCGACGCGCTCGTCTGCGACCCCGAGAACGTGACCGACACCTGCGAGGTCGTGGACAAGGTCCTCTACCGCTCCGGCCCGCTGCTCTCGCTCACCGCCACCCGGTATCACAACGAGCACACGTCGTTCCTCGACGCCGACGGCAAGCCGCTGTCCGACCACTATCCGCATACCGTGGACCTCTCCTGGCGCACCTCCGGCGCCCTGCGCGCCGGCGACCAGTTCGGCGGCCCGCACGGCACGGCCTTCAACGACGCCGACGACCTGTCCGCCGCGCCGCCCGCGCCCCGCACCCTCACCCTGCGCGGCGGCTCCCGGCTGGACGCGGTCTCCCTGGCCATGGACGGCGGGGCGACCCTCGCCCACGGCGGCACGGGCGGCACCCCGGCCTCCCTCACCCTCGGCCCCGCCGAACACCTCACCTCCGTGACCCTCACCCGGGGCCAGAAGGACGGCCGCACCCGCGTCTTCTCGGCGGCGTTCACCACCGATACGGGCCGTACGGTGACGGCCGGATCGCCCACCTCGGACGTCGCCACCTACACCGCCCCCGCGGGCTGGCGGATCGTGGGCTTCACCGGCCGCGCCGGTGACGAGATCGATAAACTCGGCGTCCTTTTCGCGCCACGTTAG
- a CDS encoding pectate lyase family protein: MRSTHDHGTTDDIGEVTGATGVTSALGTPVTARDRRRLTAVAAGVAAALALGGLSTVSAHDADSADSARSERPHTTAAAGSATAAHPTAETTPIGFGAGTTGGGNATATTVTSLDAFKAAVTGDKAKVVKVSGLFSLTGQVDIGSNTTVLGVGSGSGFTGGGLRLKEATNVIVRNLNLSKPRKPSDAITVQKSTKVWIDHNTLSADRDHDKDYYDGLLDISHGSDNITVSWNRFADHFKGSLVGHSDNNASEDTGHLKVTYHHNWFTNVYSRIPSLRFGAGHFYDNYVQGAETGVHSRMGAQTLVENNVFRDTEVAVTTSRDSDIDGYAVLRGNDLGGAATEVSQTGGFTTPPYAYTAEPASSVVASVTAQAGAGKL; encoded by the coding sequence ATGCGCTCGACGCACGACCACGGCACCACGGACGACATCGGTGAAGTCACCGGCGCCACCGGTGTCACCAGCGCCTTGGGCACTCCCGTCACCGCCCGCGACCGACGTCGGCTGACGGCGGTCGCCGCGGGTGTCGCCGCGGCGCTCGCCCTCGGTGGCCTCTCCACGGTCTCCGCCCATGACGCGGACTCGGCCGACTCCGCACGCTCCGAGCGCCCACACACCACTGCCGCCGCAGGCTCCGCCACCGCTGCCCACCCCACTGCCGAGACCACCCCCATCGGCTTCGGCGCCGGCACCACGGGCGGGGGAAACGCCACCGCCACCACCGTGACCTCCCTGGACGCCTTCAAGGCCGCCGTCACCGGCGACAAGGCCAAGGTGGTCAAGGTCTCCGGGCTGTTCTCCCTCACCGGCCAGGTGGACATCGGCTCCAACACCACCGTGCTGGGCGTGGGTTCGGGCTCCGGCTTCACCGGCGGTGGACTGCGGCTGAAGGAGGCGACCAACGTCATCGTCCGCAACCTCAACCTCAGCAAGCCCCGGAAGCCGTCCGACGCCATCACCGTGCAGAAGTCCACGAAGGTGTGGATCGACCACAACACCCTCTCGGCCGACCGCGACCACGACAAGGACTACTACGACGGTCTGCTGGACATCAGCCACGGCTCCGACAACATCACCGTCTCCTGGAACAGATTCGCCGACCACTTCAAGGGCAGCCTGGTCGGCCACAGCGACAACAACGCGAGCGAGGACACCGGCCACCTCAAGGTGACGTACCACCACAACTGGTTCACGAACGTCTACTCCCGCATCCCCAGCCTGCGCTTCGGCGCCGGCCACTTCTACGACAACTACGTCCAGGGCGCGGAAACCGGTGTGCACTCCCGGATGGGCGCGCAGACGCTGGTGGAGAACAACGTCTTCCGCGACACCGAGGTGGCCGTGACCACCAGCCGGGACAGCGACATCGACGGCTATGCGGTGCTGCGCGGCAACGACCTGGGCGGGGCGGCCACGGAGGTGTCCCAGACCGGCGGCTTCACCACCCCGCCGTACGCGTACACCGCGGAACCGGCGTCCTCCGTCGTGGCGAGCGTCACCGCCCAGGCGGGCGCGGGCAAGCTCTGA
- a CDS encoding GNAT family N-acetyltransferase, whose amino-acid sequence MDHEEVRALFDRQLRRDARADGQGTRVERDGNVVRQVGADHDWNGILWSDLDQSTADAAIRAQTRYFATLGREFEWKAYAHDRPGDLGRRLKSAGFTPEPQEAVMVAPVRDLPTDAALPEGVHLRPVTDPAGVDLMADVHEQAFGTSSAHLRKRLLAQLAQNSETISMVVAMAGDLPVCAARMELNPGTDFAGLWGGGTVAAWRGRGIYRALVAHRARTAADLGYRYLQVDATDQSRPILQRLGFTVLSTTTPYIYDPHREA is encoded by the coding sequence ATGGACCATGAAGAAGTACGTGCCTTGTTCGACCGCCAGCTGAGGCGCGACGCGCGGGCCGACGGCCAAGGAACCCGTGTCGAGCGTGACGGCAACGTCGTGCGGCAGGTCGGCGCGGATCACGACTGGAACGGCATCCTCTGGTCGGACCTCGATCAGAGCACGGCGGATGCGGCGATCAGAGCCCAGACGCGGTACTTCGCCACGCTTGGGCGCGAGTTCGAATGGAAGGCATACGCCCACGACCGACCCGGTGACCTCGGGAGGCGGCTGAAGTCGGCCGGGTTCACGCCCGAGCCGCAGGAGGCAGTGATGGTCGCGCCGGTCCGGGACCTGCCCACAGACGCCGCGCTGCCCGAAGGCGTCCACCTGCGTCCGGTGACCGACCCCGCCGGGGTGGACCTGATGGCGGACGTCCACGAGCAGGCCTTCGGCACCAGCAGCGCTCACCTGCGGAAGCGGCTGCTCGCCCAGCTCGCCCAGAACTCCGAAACCATCAGCATGGTCGTCGCTATGGCCGGCGACCTGCCCGTGTGCGCGGCGCGGATGGAACTGAACCCAGGCACTGACTTCGCCGGCCTTTGGGGCGGCGGCACCGTGGCTGCCTGGCGAGGCCGGGGCATCTACCGGGCTCTGGTCGCCCACCGCGCCCGGACCGCCGCCGACCTCGGCTACCGCTACCTTCAAGTCGACGCCACCGACCAGAGCCGCCCCATCCTGCAACGACTCGGGTTCACCGTGCTGAGCACCACGACTCCATACATCTACGATCCCCACCGCGAGGCGTAA
- the arfA gene encoding arabinosylfuranosidase ArfA, with protein sequence MPQIPSPSAAASASARFTLDPAFAVGEVNPRLFGSFVEHLGRCVYTGIHEPGHPAADEAGLRTDVLALIRELGVSVIRYPGGNFVSGYKWEDGVGPVEERPRRLDLAWRSTETNRFGLSEYIDFVRKVDGEPMMALNLGTRGVADALELQEYANHPSGTALADLRIGHGDKDPYGIGLWCLGNEMDGPWQTGHKTAEEYGRLAAETARAMRQIDPDVELVACGSSNQSMPTFATWEAAVLQETYDLVDHISLHAYYEERDGDRDSFLASAVDMESFIENVVATCDHIGARLKSKKKINLSFDEWNVWYQTRYHHAEPLNWEEAPRLLEDNYSVTDAVVVGSLLIALLRHADRVTVACLAQLVNVIAPIMTEPGGPAWRQTTFYPFAQASAHGRGRVLQVNVDSPAYETAVYGEVPLLHATAVLDESTGAVTVFAVNRDQHRPLPLEIALHALPVTRVVEHTVLADADPEARNTLTDPERVTPHPGEGTALADGALRATLEPMSWNVIRLA encoded by the coding sequence ATGCCGCAGATCCCTTCCCCTTCCGCCGCCGCCTCCGCCTCCGCCCGGTTCACCCTCGACCCCGCCTTCGCCGTCGGCGAGGTCAACCCCCGCCTCTTCGGCTCGTTCGTCGAGCACCTCGGCCGTTGCGTCTACACCGGCATCCATGAGCCCGGCCACCCGGCCGCCGATGAGGCCGGGCTGCGGACCGACGTCCTCGCGCTGATCCGCGAGCTGGGCGTCAGCGTCATCCGGTATCCCGGTGGCAACTTCGTCTCCGGCTACAAGTGGGAGGACGGCGTCGGGCCGGTCGAGGAGCGGCCGCGCCGGCTCGATCTCGCGTGGCGTTCCACCGAGACCAATCGGTTCGGTCTCTCCGAGTACATCGACTTCGTCCGCAAGGTCGACGGCGAGCCCATGATGGCGCTCAACCTCGGCACACGCGGTGTCGCGGACGCCCTTGAGCTGCAGGAGTACGCGAACCACCCGTCCGGCACCGCCCTCGCCGACCTCCGGATCGGCCACGGCGACAAGGATCCGTACGGCATCGGGCTCTGGTGTCTGGGCAATGAGATGGACGGCCCCTGGCAGACCGGGCACAAGACCGCCGAGGAGTACGGACGGCTCGCCGCCGAGACCGCCCGCGCGATGCGGCAGATCGACCCGGACGTGGAGCTGGTGGCCTGCGGCAGTTCCAACCAGTCGATGCCGACGTTCGCCACGTGGGAGGCGGCGGTCCTGCAGGAGACGTACGACCTGGTCGACCACATCTCCCTGCACGCCTACTACGAGGAGCGCGACGGCGACCGCGACTCCTTCCTCGCCTCGGCCGTGGACATGGAGTCCTTCATCGAGAACGTCGTCGCCACCTGCGATCACATCGGCGCGCGGCTGAAGTCGAAGAAGAAGATCAACCTGTCCTTCGACGAGTGGAACGTCTGGTACCAGACCCGCTACCACCACGCCGAGCCGCTCAACTGGGAGGAGGCCCCGCGCCTCCTGGAGGACAACTACTCCGTCACCGACGCCGTCGTGGTCGGCTCGCTGCTGATCGCCCTGCTCCGCCACGCCGACCGCGTCACCGTCGCCTGCCTCGCCCAACTGGTCAACGTCATTGCCCCGATCATGACCGAACCGGGCGGCCCGGCCTGGCGGCAGACCACCTTCTACCCCTTCGCGCAGGCGTCGGCCCACGGGCGCGGGAGGGTGCTGCAGGTCAACGTCGACAGCCCGGCGTACGAGACGGCCGTCTACGGCGAGGTCCCGCTGCTGCACGCCACCGCCGTCCTCGACGAGTCCACCGGCGCGGTGACGGTCTTCGCGGTCAACCGCGACCAGCACCGTCCCCTCCCGCTGGAGATCGCCCTGCACGCCCTGCCGGTGACCCGGGTGGTCGAGCACACCGTCCTCGCCGACGCCGACCCCGAGGCCCGTAACACCCTCACGGACCCCGAGCGCGTCACCCCGCACCCCGGCGAGGGCACGGCGCTCGCGGACGGCGCCCTGCGCGCCACGCTCGAGCCGATGTCGTGGAACGTCATCCGCCTGGCCTGA
- a CDS encoding glycoside hydrolase — MKSIQPTDPGGPDAPPRYVWDVDDGGQVWLAKEAKRYGVTRFYADAWSAPGYMKTNGTDANGGTLKEEWRRTYANYLVPYATFYRQEGVRITDLGFTNEPDLATSYASMQFTPRQAVEAVKSIGPTVRRAGINLVCCDAAEWDEQASYSAAIEADKEAADQVAVHTGHPYVTPPTSRCRRAAAPGCRSGTPTGRRGTRRGTAKTRQQREALRLRVVVGDGREDTTVSRRYGWRRTPGRTG; from the coding sequence ATGAAGTCCATCCAGCCCACCGACCCGGGCGGCCCGGACGCGCCTCCGCGCTATGTGTGGGACGTCGACGACGGGGGTCAGGTGTGGCTGGCCAAGGAGGCGAAGCGGTACGGCGTCACGCGCTTCTACGCCGACGCCTGGAGCGCGCCGGGCTATATGAAGACGAACGGGACGGACGCGAACGGCGGGACGCTGAAGGAGGAGTGGCGGCGGACGTACGCCAACTACCTGGTCCCATACGCCACGTTCTACCGCCAGGAGGGCGTGCGGATCACCGACCTCGGCTTCACCAATGAGCCGGATCTCGCCACGTCCTACGCCTCGATGCAGTTCACCCCGCGCCAGGCGGTCGAGGCGGTCAAGTCGATCGGCCCAACGGTGCGGCGGGCCGGGATCAATCTGGTGTGCTGCGATGCGGCGGAATGGGACGAGCAGGCGTCGTACTCCGCCGCGATCGAGGCCGACAAGGAGGCGGCGGACCAGGTGGCGGTGCACACGGGCCATCCGTATGTCACCCCTCCGACCAGCCGTTGCCGACGAGCCGCCGCACCTGGATGTCGGAGTGGAACCCCAACGGGACGACGTGGAACGAGGCGTGGGACGGCCAAAACAAGGCAGCAGCGCGAAGCGCTTCGGTTGAGGGTGGTGGTGGGCGACGGGCGGGAGGATACGACGGTCTCGCGGCGATACGGGTGGCGGCGGACTCCGGGGCGGACGGGGTGA
- a CDS encoding glycoside hydrolase family 30 beta sandwich domain-containing protein: MKTTAFRNRNGQRVLEILNTGEDTVRADYALRGAGTSAGGGEARGAVYRTDDTHAFSRVGAARVRDGRLAVELPGRSLTTVVLR, translated from the coding sequence GTGAAGACGACGGCCTTCCGGAACCGGAACGGGCAGCGGGTCCTGGAGATCCTCAACACCGGTGAGGACACGGTGCGGGCGGATTACGCGCTGCGCGGCGCCGGTACCAGCGCCGGCGGCGGGGAGGCGCGGGGCGCGGTCTACCGGACGGATGACACCCATGCGTTCAGCCGGGTCGGGGCCGCGCGGGTGCGCGACGGACGGCTGGCGGTCGAGCTGCCGGGGCGTTCGCTGACGACGGTGGTGTTGCGGTAG
- a CDS encoding NADP-dependent oxidoreductase, with protein sequence MSVIPTTGREWHLVARPQGWPKPEDFALREAPISEPGPGQALVRNLYMSVDPYMRGRMNDVKSYTPPFQLDQPMEGGAVGKVIASNAEGLSVGDHVLHFGGWREYATVSAKSAVKVDPEVAPLPAYLGVLGMPGLTAYAGLLEVASFKEGDAVFVSGAAGAVGSEVGQIAKLKGASRVIGSAGSDEKVRVLLDEYGFDAAFNYKKGPVAEQLKEAAPDGIDVYFDNVGGEHLEAAIGRLKVHGRITVCGMISQYNVTEPPAAPRNLAMVIGKRLRMQGMLVGDHQALQGQFFEEVGGWIREGKLHYRETVIKGVENAVDAFLGMLRGENTGKMIVAFED encoded by the coding sequence ATGTCCGTCATCCCCACCACCGGCCGTGAATGGCACCTGGTCGCCCGCCCCCAGGGGTGGCCGAAGCCGGAGGACTTCGCGCTGCGCGAGGCCCCGATCTCCGAGCCGGGCCCCGGGCAGGCGCTGGTCCGCAATCTCTACATGTCGGTGGACCCGTATATGCGCGGGCGCATGAACGACGTGAAGTCGTACACGCCGCCGTTCCAGCTCGACCAGCCGATGGAAGGCGGCGCGGTCGGCAAGGTCATCGCCTCCAACGCGGAGGGGCTCTCCGTCGGCGACCACGTGCTGCACTTCGGCGGCTGGCGCGAGTACGCGACGGTGAGCGCCAAGAGCGCCGTCAAGGTCGACCCCGAGGTCGCCCCCCTCCCCGCCTACCTCGGCGTGCTCGGCATGCCCGGCCTCACCGCGTACGCGGGGCTGCTGGAGGTCGCGTCCTTCAAGGAGGGCGACGCGGTCTTCGTCTCGGGTGCGGCGGGCGCGGTCGGCAGCGAGGTCGGCCAGATCGCCAAGCTCAAGGGCGCCTCCCGGGTGATCGGCAGCGCCGGTTCGGACGAGAAGGTCCGGGTGCTGCTCGACGAGTACGGCTTCGACGCGGCCTTCAACTACAAGAAGGGCCCGGTCGCCGAGCAGCTCAAGGAGGCCGCGCCCGACGGGATCGACGTCTACTTCGACAACGTCGGCGGCGAGCACCTCGAAGCCGCCATCGGCCGCCTCAAGGTGCACGGCCGGATCACCGTCTGCGGCATGATCTCGCAGTACAACGTCACCGAGCCGCCCGCCGCCCCGCGCAACCTCGCCATGGTCATCGGTAAGCGGCTGCGGATGCAGGGCATGCTGGTCGGGGACCATCAGGCTCTGCAGGGGCAGTTCTTCGAGGAGGTCGGCGGCTGGATCCGCGAGGGCAAGCTGCACTACCGCGAGACCGTCATCAAGGGTGTGGAGAACGCGGTCGACGCCTTCCTCGGCATGCTCCGTGGGGAGAACACCGGCAAGATGATCGTCGCCTTCGAGGACTGA
- a CDS encoding MarR family winged helix-turn-helix transcriptional regulator has translation MTSRIDPLTLEVVELIGTIVARYHEEYEEAAAKHSLTGAQARVLGLLSGGPTPMRRLAQQLKCEPSNVTGIVDRLESRGFAERRLDPADRRVKLAAATEAGRETAERLRGSLDFAREPLAELSDEERTVLRDLLKRMLGVAP, from the coding sequence ATGACGTCCCGCATCGACCCGCTGACCCTCGAGGTCGTCGAGCTCATCGGCACCATCGTGGCCCGTTATCACGAGGAATACGAGGAGGCCGCGGCCAAGCACTCCCTGACCGGGGCACAGGCCCGGGTGCTGGGCCTGCTGTCCGGCGGCCCGACGCCGATGCGCCGGCTCGCCCAGCAGCTGAAGTGCGAGCCGTCGAACGTCACCGGGATCGTGGACCGCTTGGAGTCGCGCGGCTTCGCCGAGCGCCGCCTCGACCCGGCCGACCGGCGGGTCAAGCTGGCCGCCGCCACCGAGGCGGGCCGGGAGACCGCCGAACGGCTCCGCGGCTCGCTCGACTTCGCGCGCGAACCGCTGGCGGAGCTCTCGGACGAGGAGCGTACGGTGCTGCGCGATCTGCTCAAGCGGATGCTGGGCGTCGCGCCGTAG